Proteins encoded in a region of the Tubulanus polymorphus chromosome 10, tnTubPoly1.2, whole genome shotgun sequence genome:
- the LOC141912241 gene encoding uncharacterized protein LOC141912241, translating to MKIGCDAIKVSECYKCSSFAAGEEVCESGSLDDLSQFVTQCNSTAQKCAKLVQMYHTSLTTTVSGVVRMCTTDTSDNGCHRASVGSTGQSSQRCLCDDANNCNSASVVTMTTVAMLLTSLVSFVSIGS from the exons atgaaaatcg GGTGTGACGCTATAAAAGTGAGCGAGTGTTACAAATGCAGCTCGTTCGCCGCTGGTGAAGAGGTTTGCGAATCTGGTTCGCTCGACGACTTGTCGCAGTTCGTCACGCAATGCAATTCGACCGCCCAGAAATGCGCGAAACTCGTGCAAATGTACCACACCAGCCTGACTACCA CGGTTTCGGGAGTGGTTAGAATGTGTACGACGGACACGTCCGACAATGGTTGTCACAGGGCGTCGGTCGGTTCGACCGGTCAGTCCAGTCAACGCTGCCTCTGCGACGACGCCAACAACTGTAACTCCGCGTCCGTCGTCACTATGACGACCGTCGCTATGCTTTTGACGTCGCTCGTATCGTTCGTTTCGATTGGTTCATAA